In Globicephala melas chromosome 20, mGloMel1.2, whole genome shotgun sequence, the genomic window CATTCCTTTGGGTCCACTTTTTATTGAGGATAGTCACTCTTGCATTTTCTACATCCACAGGAAGCCAACTCCCTGCGGAGACAGCTTGGAGACCGCCTTAATGTGGAGGTGGATGCCATCCCCACCGTGGACCTGAACAATGTGCTCAACGAGACCAGGTCTCACTACGAGGCCCTGGTGGAGAGCAACCGCAGGGACGTGCAAGAATGGTTCACCAGGCAGGTGGGCCTCTCAGCACGTGGCCGCTCAGGCCCCTCGGCCCCTCAGGGCCCTTCAGACAGGGTCTGATCCTGCCTTCTCCCCTTTGGTGTTTCAGACCGAGGAGCTGAACGGGCAGGTGGTGTCCAGCTTGGAGCAGCTGCAGTCCTACCAGGCGGAGATCACTGAGCAGAGACGCACGGTCCATGCTCTGGAGGTGGAGCTGCAGACCCAGCACAACCTGGTGGGTATCGTTCAGACTCCTGGTGAGAAGGGGAGGTCGGGGAGTCAGAGGCACCGGGCTGGCCTTTGGGCCATCCTCTCCTTAACTCTTGGAGCTTGTGACTTCTTTGCATCCTGTGGAGAAGCCCTTTCAGGAGCAGCTCTGTGACCTTCCTTACCTTCCGCACGACAGAGAGACTCTCTGGAGAACACCCTGACGGAGGTGGAGGCCCGCTACAGCGCCCAGCTGGCCCAGGTACAGTGCCTGATCAGCAACGTGGAGTCCCAGCTGGCGGAGATCAGGAGGGACCTGGAGCGGCAGAACCAGGAGTACCGGGTGCTGCTGGATGTCCGGGCCCGGCTGGAGTGTGAGATCAACACGTACCAGGAGCTGCTGGAGAGTGAGGACTGCAAGTGAGTACTCAGCTGCCGGTGTTTGGCGAAGCTATGCACATATAGGCGTACTTCTCAGTTGGACTCCAGGCAAAGATTGCATACCCTGGAGAGGAAATTATGCCTTCACACCAGACATGCTCAAACGGAACTCAGAAAACAATGTGGCTATTATTAAAACATAAAGTGGCAGGAACTGTGTGATGTACAAACTGAAATGGCACAGTCAACTCTTTGCATTCTACTCTGATGATACTGATATGTGATCAGTGATATTTCTTACATCTTAACAATACCGTAATGTGTAGAAGTTACATTTCCACATGCTACCTTATCTGCCCTGTTACCATCAGGCAGGCAGGATCAGTATTCTCCTCATTCTATAGGTGAAGGGACTGGGGCCTGGAGAAGGTAAGTGACTTATTTAAGGTCACCAGCTAGGAATGGACGTTGCTGGGAGCTGAGACTGGAGTTTCTGAGCCTCTGTCCAGCACTTCGGACATGATATGACAGGGAGACCGTTAGCATTGAGAGTGAGCTTTGCAGCACGTGAGCCTGTGACCTTCTCTGTTACAGGTCAGGCCAAGTCCCAGAGAGCAGTCCACACTTGGGGTCTCTCTGGTGTATATTACAAGCCGCCCTCAATTCGCTTTCCATATCATTCTTTTTCTCCAGGCTGCCCTGCAACCCCTGCGCCACGACCAATGCATGTGGTAAGACCATCATGCCCTGCGACTCCAGTGCCTGCACCCCCTGTGCTCCTACTGCCCGCTTCTCGCCCTGTGTCCCCCGCCCCCACTGTGGGCCCTGCAACTCCTACACGTGCTAGAGTCCAGTGGTTGCCGGAGGAGCAAGGAGGCAGGGCCCAGTGTTCCAGAGCTTTGACCTGGCCCTGGTCCATTCCACCAAATGGGCCAGAAAACACAATTGCATGGCTGGAGCTGCCCCAGGGAGGTGGTCAAGAAACTCACCCAACTCACCCAGATAATTCCCTGCCTACCCTTTCCTTCGTTGGAGACCGTTTCTTCTTAGCTAGCCCAGAGAACCCTCCCACGTGCCAGCAGTCTTCCCTTGTAACCTCCTAATAAACTTGATTTCCTTGGCAAAGCAGATGCCTTTCTCACTGGTATTCATTTGTCTCACCATGACCATCACTTGAGCACTTTATGAAAGGGCCACTTGAAAGCAGAGCCCTATAACAGCCTCACTCTTGGATATGAGAGCCTGGCAGGCAGATGGCTGGCCTGGCATCCTGACCCCACAGGTGAGGCAGGGAGGTAGGAGAGAGGGTAGGGCAGCTGCTGGGTTGCTCCGTCTCCCTTTGGCCATTCCTGGGTCTTCTTCCTCACCCCTCTTGACCAGGACATCTCCTAGAGCTGATTTTATCCAAATCTAAAGTGAGGAGGCATGAGCTGGGGGCTGGAAAGAGGCTCTGGAAAGCTCATCTTTTCCCAGCAGGAAGTTTTAGGTCCAGCACTGTATTATCTGGGTTACTGCTCGTTCAGGCAGCCTCAGGACCGTGCAGCAAAGGGCCCATCTGGCTTGCGTACTGTGTCCAggacttcctccttccttctgatATCCTTCCTGGGGATCGTTAGCAGCCTGGGCTACAGCTGTTCACTTCCCCTCCCCGCATCTGGGGCTCAGAGAACCCACCAACTTTTCCTTTGATACTTCCGCCTTCCTCTATTCAATCCAACCAGTGTCTGTTGGCTACCTGCTCTGTGCAGACCctggatggtggggaggggagaggcacaTAATGAAAGACACGGTCCTGGCTGCAagttatttataatttcttaaaagGATGAAACTACTCCCCTAGCAGGGCTATTATAAGCCTAGTCCCTGGCACTGTGAA contains:
- the LOC115843629 gene encoding keratin, type I cuticular Ha1-like translates to MPYSCSLPSLSCSCFSWPCVPRSCHGSTLPGSCNIPVNVGNSGCLCEGSFNGNEKETMQFLNSRLASYLEKVRQLERDNAELESRIRERSQQQDPLVCPDYRSHLRTIEELQQKILCTKAENTRLVVQIDNAKLAADGFRTKYEMELGLRQLVESDINDLRRILDELTLCKSDLEVQVESLKEELLCLKSNHEEEANSLRRQLGDRLNVEVDAIPTVDLNNVLNETRSHYEALVESNRRDVQEWFTRQTEELNGQVVSSLEQLQSYQAEITEQRRTVHALEVELQTQHNLRDSLENTLTEVEARYSAQLAQVQCLISNVESQLAEIRRDLERQNQEYRVLLDVRARLECEINTYQELLESEDCKLPCNPCATTNACGKTIMPCDSSACTPCAPTARFSPCVPRPHCGPCNSYTC